Proteins encoded in a region of the Anopheles aquasalis chromosome 2, idAnoAquaMG_Q_19, whole genome shotgun sequence genome:
- the LOC126572716 gene encoding histone-lysine N-methyltransferase ash1 isoform X1, translating to MTTLKSSSADANPADKNKSPLSSSSSSSSSSDSDDGSDSSSDSDSSSASTSKASSKKSNNVVPADKPQQFSVMSSDSAGLRMKIAIPRSQSSNTPTPSPTISGSPGPLLNQQRIPSPGSGEKMQNKTGEDGSASVNIINKGGGSQREGTSGGKSVMKESTSAGAARAGHGDKPHQQSHHHHHHHHHHSSGRPVEGRKQGASETRRQNHPEKEGPRPTGRVPTAGQRKKSVSESDSSSPSSSYSSCSSNSDSESSSSDGEHKSQHSGTKKAIRKSATGTPRPGMTHTAKSAATVAKKQKMLKRKKASQNLSSSSSDEEDDKPAISGGSSRGARSSRTNDTSDTESSSSEVAVKGFAQQPKGAKQASKGGEYAAKETLLTLAGPPGSDMLSMLSRPPLSTSTPAKSSFNSSGTTTTLLTAAGTSTSADDVLTADAEGGFCSSDNDLPALVSAAIRRVESGSDAESIRGLSAPTQQYTSSLLRDFVVKTQMLGSGASGAGTSSAGILGGNGSVATAMAAGGPPMIGGGGGGGGGRSPSSSSSSSSSSGSSSSSSSSSMEESADPVIGSAGPGPGGGAAVELDIRKIKTESPVPLAGVGGRNTPLLNGAPSVDRTAGLSSSAVAPIAAPPVVRRRGRPPKSSLAATANAAAAAAAASKAALPAIPTVSESPDSGILSTRSSSGSPRTEKPKLGAGHSSAMASSSSRRSKSEVRDSSNAGGHASSYATASMHMLPLASGRSATSAGYSLSSCLDRNTYATERVLYPPRAVKKRGVGRPPKKDSLAYQQQQQLLLQQQQQQAGHSEGHLDPHWQKIDISKKFHEPRLSGYKSDGGHSTICCSKRLASQSGYISDYAGVASGGAGRSRLSGYKSDYSSRSRRSTRGAGGYRSDYGRARSCGYRSDCSTRHRKQVRRKRRKKIPTDQQNQQQQQQHLNNNVNDRKNNNSAMGGSGSKTSSVCDLDIMLLAGLTLGSTSDEDSSTTTSSTSSESSNNSRDSVCSALSSGEQAKGVAKEGTKKPNCVAVTSKARTSGTTPVTVPKQTQKTPRKPAPSSLPAQPKGAGRGRGRKPAIVASDEDVEGSESKRRSQADRRYTPTITTDRQLALKLQQQQQQQQKLPGSSIAATASAALKQKSSTPVPVKKPGTRGRPPSAKKLLQQKQQQQEQLLEAAKGTSASSSSITPSSTMMADSGGARSGLEALLAPSNSQTTAKPIVPVNNFNQVFSSMQNGKAGVGGGIYSFSSSTVGPKNAFAAYLLRGGSSNTAEAGNGKLPKKLPLSRANVIKNSEECNRRFQKSSSSFALSVGGAAGGGGASGTGIGSLVGSIDLLARIADGTIPKASPAKSVCSKRSRRKSCMSDRLESLSVKSYGVIGSCCKIRQRRLSTMSRCSSRSAGSKHAAARRRRKKRLRSVSVAPGTLTSTGALPSGAGTAASGGQLGGSDAKINVEIERLSECFSGLCRIVGSDSVTSGQTTDDTHPVVGGTTGGTGTVAAVPSSSSGKAHQTKRSVKKRKGSEHVESPSTAGDRGSAGTGGSSGGGGTGGTGKRRNKKSGLPTQSPDDHKLPLKKRHYLLTPGEKGNNSDNNSGVDEAKGHTSGSGGTPSGQESLLVGGTALVAGGSHTVINPCAFGNGRISANSAAAAAAAAAAAAGSSLSGTATKAVTPKKRHLLKSPEPGPIPVDELNLQQIKSSDSPLTIVNGAIGLMAGESTSHSPTGAASAGSTGATAPTSTAGGKKKHHHRQHDSSSKERHSQSSLAGTGAAAVGSGANQASIEHRSTPPSRPSVIQSSSMSSTVSAGPPPGVFEPTVDLELVIPSASIPSLIAKVEMLDSPRLTRDGSGTSGAPTPASASAIATKLESDELTATTAATTTVGQRKSLNQGSPVVVTNEPGSMFTGSSLASSSVSEKVLEKLLTKTGAHHLLLKKKRKKPNRTGFPTVKKKKKKAGEYCGTALGLAIELKPEVGPELFDSSNLTRHVPTEAERSRLKEKSERQQSASCDRVPKDGEPTNSFIERHTGAGRPRLSVVSLEKLQGKLPLGGHREVATTPPATGGRGRKSHVINPLATTTDHLQLAQHRSLDRMRKDGGGSPMGSGPGRKSKVKLSDSSEAGKGKSSRSSAIVGRASPLKADSPIARPVERYGKEGRSRSKSVCASALVAASASEDLPNIVKLGENLAKNAAKENKENNKLLHSSTSGKRSSSKEVTSETVTHGEDPVAVTATTTSSASGVIRRTRSSSIALDPSELVGRLPGFEDPLIPDRKLSRSSAASSSIFPAHHNEDSTSLDSMPLLKRVHSRSISRLQSVITPSSVVIEPLVTVPKPPGRPRGRPRTTSPISGTEIPKPAQPTTGGGNGRGRPRTALAITNGKGGRNCLSPLASPPMSPSVGSGGPPGRKKLRRDGHKSVPVTDGEPAETIESARLVSPTAAIPRASGTKSTIPVTPTSNVGTCIVVTPRLKRGKSDETLREQKLERATKKARKDAATVESSTGESIVEPSATVTRGNEKRTVASPPIVEPIDPEETAHAVQPTSTAEEAEHDPLPLEEGPSDFLRLLETPSPSSCPESQRDIARGAGGGAGGGSGANTSRKLPRKKYITAGLFSDCYKDDGTGGGDHHGRSGPKVAPETLLPPPAYCERFLRQTIRDFQLPHDLWWLHENGKLPGRNAVPSWNYRKIRTNVYYDVKPNPSSDNPQCNCRPDSGCQDDCLNRMVYTECVPEHCPCGDRCQNTSIQRHEYAPGLERFMTEEKGWGIRSRDPIRKGTFIMEYLGEVVTEKEFKERMRTLYLNDTHHYCLNLDGGLVIDGHRMGSDCRFVNHSCAPNCEMQKWSVNGLFRMALFASRDISPCEELSYDYNFSLFNPSEGQPCRCGSDVCRGVIGGKSQRIKPMPLGSSSGSVSGTGSTGASGGGADGRRDGGDGESFPHGPGDGQNGGGSGSVSGGALVVELSPRSAARSRKRQAKKNQPITHLNGTPIPTFHPPTAKERSLIVEHHCFLLRNLNKIRKQKERSAAALVSSAATLATGGGLTAQEAGGAAAPNAEAGAKPSLASQISALRYPRNIRTRGLAFVEDDPELEKTARIAVALKEICVEIATLKDEKGHPFIAKLQLPSKKKTPLYYERIPKPIDLAQIESNIEQGAYRRPRAFEEDLLIMLSNAIKYYGISSPEGIASEALKSHYYTCKQQQVPKLQAYIGEDNEILQGFVPKKEPEEGQAGVAGPKSKRGRRQEQPEDIIRCICGLFKDEGLMIQCSKCLVWQHIECTKADPAVENYLCEKCEPRTVNYEIPLNEYTEEGYQYYISLMRGSLQIRQTDTVYVLRDIPMEPDPDNPDAPVRKHTYETIGKIEYSECDIFRVESLWKDKEGRRFVYGHHYLRPHETYHEPTRRFYPNEVMRVPLYEVIPIELVVDRCWVLDPITFCKGRPVDSSEPHVYICELRVDKSARLFSKISRHSHPVCMKSYAFHKFEQKLKIAKTFAPHDLGSLAHLLSIRDKQKKGSKKDEGSNSGQAGAVGLGGAGGIGVGGHCGGTSSGGSKKMTPIVQLLPPPPKTELNTERALAPLLPEVKVKSTKTLAEKRNRLEQVLSRLMHKLSLEPNAVPVVDISYLLTGRGARLRRTNNSTPVPVI from the exons ATGACTACCTTGAAAAGTAGCTCGGCGGACGCTAATCCGGccgacaaaaacaaatccccgctctcgtcatcatcctcatcctcgtcgtcgtccgattCGGACGATGGGTCCGATTCGTCTAGCGATTCGGATTCTTCGTCGGCGTCTACGAGCAAGGCTAGTAGCAAGAAAAGCAACAACGTCGTTCCCGCCGATAAGCCCCAACAGTTTAGCGTGATGAG TTCCGACAGTGCCGGACTTCGAATGAAGATAGCCATTCCTCGAAGCCAATCAAGCAATACGCCGACGCCTTCCCCAACGATCAGTGGGTCACCTGGACCGCTACTAAATCAACAGCGTATACCATCGCCAGGAAGTGgtgaaaaaatgcaaaacaaaaccggtgAAGATGGTAGCGCCAGCGTAAATATCATAAACAAAGGCGGTGGATCGCAGAGAGAAGGTACATCCGGTGGTAAGAGTGTCATGAAGGAATCGACAAGCGCTGGCGCGGCTCGTGCTGGCCATGGTGACAAGCCACATCAGcaatctcatcatcatcatcatcatcatcatcatcattcatccgGAAGACCGGTCGAAGGACGGAAgcagggagcgagcgagacgcgAAGGCAAAATCATCCGGAAAAGGAGGGCCCCAGACCGACGGGCCGTGTTCCGACGGCCGGGCAACGGAAGAAGAGCGTTAGTGAAAGTGATTCGAGCTCTCCCAGCTCGTCCTATtcatcctgcagcagcaacagtgataGCGAGtctagcagcagcgatggtgaGCATAAATCACAGCATTCGGGCACCAAAAAGGCGATCCGAAAGAGTGCCACGGGTACCCCTCGGCCAGGGATGACACATACAGCCAAGAGCGCCGCAACTGtagcaaagaagcaaaagatgcTGAAACGAAAGAAG GCAAGTCAAAATCTTTCATCGAGCAGTagcgacgaggaggacgataaGCCAGCGATAAGTGGCGGAAGTAGTCGCGGTGCCAGAAGCAGCCGTACAAACGATACCAGCGACACGGAATCAAGTTCATCCGAGGTGGCGGTGAAAGGATTCGCTCAGCAACCGAAAGGAGCTAAGCAAGCGAGCAAAGGTGGCGAGTACGCAGCGAAGGAAACTCTTCTCACGTTGGCAGGTCCTCCAGGCAGTGACATGCTCAGTATGCTTAGTAGGCCACCTCTATCGACATCAACACCCGCCAAATCGTCGTTCAATTCATCGGGAACGACAACCACCCTACTGACAGCGGCTGGGACATCAACCAGTGCGGACGATGTGCTGACGGCCGATGCGGAAGGTGGCTTTTGCTCCAGTGACAATGATTTACCCGCGCTGGTTAGTGCCGCTATCCGACGAGTAGAAAGTGGATCCGACGCGGAAAGTATCCGGGGGCTCTCGGCTCCAACGCAGCAGTACACGTCGAGCTTGTTACGGGATTTCGTGGTTAAAACACAAATGCTCGGCTCCGGGGCAAGTGGTGCAGGAACAAGCTCAGCGGGTATTCTCGGAGGTAATGGATCAGTCGCTACTGCAATGGCGGCCGGTGGACCTCCgatgatcggtggtggtggtggtggtggtggcggccgatcaccttcttcgtcgtcatcatcctcatcctcttcggggtcctcctcttcctcgtcatcgtcatcgatggaGGAAAGTGCCGATCCGGTGATAGGGAGTGCTGGCCCGGGACCTGGTGGAGGTGCCGCGGTAGAGCTGGATATTCGCAAAATCAAGACTGAATCACCAGTACCTTTGGCTGGAGTTGGTGGTCGCAATACGCCTCTCCTGAATGGTGCTCCATCGGTGGATCGGACGGCAGGACTCTCCTCGTCCGCCGTTGCACCGATCGCTGCTCCACCGGTCGTACGACGCCGTGGTCGTCCACCGAAATCGAGCCTAGCGGCTACAGCAAatgcggctgcagcagctgctgctgcgtcgaaGGCAGCCCTACCCGCCATACCAACGGTTAGCGAATCACCGGATTCCGGTATCCTTTCCACGCGCAGCTCGAGCGGTTCACCTCGAACGGAAAAACCGAAACTGGGCGCAGGACATTCATCGGCAATGGCTAGCAGTTCTTCGCGCCGAAGCAAATCCGAGGTACGCGATAGTAGTAATGCCGGAGGCCATGCATCGTCGTATGCGACCGCTTCTATGCACATGCTGCCCTTGGCAAGTGGCCGCAGTGCTACTAGTGCCGGCTATTCGCTCTCTTCCTGCCTCGATCGTAATACGTACGCAACGGAACGGGTCCTCTATCCACCGCGTGCGGTCAAGAAACGTGGTGTTGGACGACCGCCCAAGAAAGATTCATTGgcataccagcagcaacaacaactgctactgcagcagcaacaacaacaagcgggACACTCGGAAGGTCATCTGGATCCGCACTGGCAGAAGATCGATATAAGCAAAAAGTTCCACGAACCACGACTCAGTGGCTACAAGAGTGATGGTGGTCACTCGACGATTTGCTGCAGCAAGCGGCTTGCCTCACAAAGTGGCTACATCAGCGATTATGCGGGTGTTGCTAGCGGTGGTGCCGGGCGGAGTCGTTTATCGGGCTACAAGTCCGATTACAGCTCCCGTTCGCGGCGCAGCACCCGTGGAGCTGGTGGCTATCGCAGTGATTATGGACGTGCGAGAAGCTGTGGCTACAGAAGCGACTGTAGCACCCGGCATCGCAAGCAAGTTCGacgaaaaaggcgaaagaagATCCCGACCGATCAGCagaatcagcaacagcaacagcagcatcttaaTAACAATGTTAACGATCGAAAGAACAACAATAGCGCGATGGGTGGCAGTGGTAGCAAAACGTCGAGTGTGTGTGACCTGGACATAATGCTACTGGCCGGTTTAACGCTGGGTAGTACGAGCGATGAGGATAGCTCCACTACAACCAGCAGTACGAGCAGTGAAAGTAGCAACAACAGTCGTGATTCCGTTTGCTCGGCGCTCTCCAGCGGTGAACAGGCGAAGGGAGTAGCAAAGGAGGGGACGAAGAAGCCAAACTGCGTAGCTGTGACCAGTAAAGCGAGAACGAGTGGTACCACTCCAGTAACAGTCCCCAAACAAACGCAGAAAACTCCACGAAAGCCAGCGCCATCTTCACTACCAGCACAACCGAAGGGTGCTGGTAGGGGACGTGGCCGGAAACCGGCCATCGTGGCCAGTGACGAGGATGTAGAAGGTAGCGAATCAAAACGGCGATCACAGGCCGATCGAAGGTATACTCCaacgatcaccaccgatcgacaaCTTGCGTTGaagcttcagcagcaacagcaacagcagcagaagcttcCCGGATCATCAATTGCAGCGACTGCTTCGGCGGctttgaaacaaaaatcatccaCTCCCGTTCCGGTGAAGAAACCTGGCACACGAGGGCGGCCACCGTCGGCGAAGAAGTTGCttcagcagaagcaacaacagcaggagcaactTCTGGAAGCCGCTAAGGGTAcatcagcttcttcttcatcaatCACACCTAGCAGCACCATGATGGCCGATTCTGGCGGCGCACGTAGTGGACTGGAAGCACTGCTTGCACCGAGCAACAGCCAAACGACGGCAAAGCCGATCGTGCCCGTCAACAACTTCAACCAAGTGTTTAGCTCGATGCAGAACGGTAAGGCAGGGGTTGGCGGAGGCATCTACAGCTTCTCTAGTTCCACCGTCGGACCGAAGAATGCCTTCGCTGCCTATCTGCTGCGTGGTGGCAGTAGTAATACCGCGGAAGCCGGCAACGGAAAACTCCCCAAGAAGTTGCCTCTCTCGAGGGCGAATGTCATCAAAAACTCCGAAGAATGCAATCGAAGGTTCCAGAAGTCGAGCTCCTCGTTTGCCCTATCCGTCGGAGGAgcggcaggtggtggtggtgcaagtggAACTGGGATCGGAAGTTTggttggatcgatcgatctgctaGCACGGATAGCGGACGGTACGATTCCAAAGGCGTCACCGGCCAAATCGGTTTGCTCGAAGCGCAGCCGACGGAAGAGCTGCATGAGCGATCGTTTGGAGTCACTATCGGTCAAGAGCTACGGTGTGATTGGCAGCTGTTGTAAGATCCGGCAGCGACGGTTGAGTACGATGAGCCGTTGCAGtagccggtcggccggttcCAAGCATGCCGCTGCTCGGCGTCGAAGGAAAAAGCGTCTACGATCGGTCTCGGTCGCTCCGGGAACACTAACATCCACTGGTGCATTACCTTCGGGTGCTGGTACGGCTGCGTCAGGTGGTCAGTTGGGTGGTTCCGATGCAAAGATCAACGTCGAGATCGAACGATTGAGTGAATGTTTCAGTGGCTTGTGTCGCATCGTGGGTAGTGACAGTGTTACGAGTGGACAAACAACGGACGATACCCATCCGGTTGTCGgtggcaccaccggtggaacAGGGACGGTTGCTGCAGtaccttcttcctcctcgggGAAGGCACATCAAACGAAACGCTCtgtgaagaagagaaaaggttCGGAGCATGTAGAGTCGCCCTCGACCGCAGGTGATCGTGGTTCAGCGGGTACCGGTGgttcgagtggtggtggaggaacggGAGGAACCGGTAAGCGGCGTAACAAAAAGTCTGGCCTTCCCACACAAAGTCCCGACGATCATAAGCTGCCACTGAAGAAGCGACACTATCTGCTGACCCCGGGCGAAAAAGGTAACAATAGTGACAACAACAGCGGAGTTGACGAAGCGAAGGGACATACTAGTGGCAGTGGAGGAACGCCCAGCGGACAGGAGTCACTTCTTGTTGGAGGAACGGCGCTAGTTGCCGGGGGAAGCCATACGGTAATCAATCCCTGTGCATTCGGTAATGGACGAATTTCGGCCaactcggcggcggcggcagccgctgcagccgcagcagcagcaggatcgtcTCTTTCAGGCACAGCCACTAAGGCCGTAACACCGAAGAAGCGCCATCTGCTTAAATCTCCCGAACCGGGACCGATTCCCGTGGACGAGCTAAACCTGCAGCAGATCAAATCGAGTGACTCACCACTCACTATCGTTAATGGAGCGATCGGATTGATGGCCGGTGAGTCTACGAGCCATTCTCCAACGGGAGCGGCTAGTGCGGGGTCcacaggagcaacagcaccaacgagCACCGCTGGTGGCAAGAAGaaacatcatcaccggcagcaCGATTCATCATCGAAGGAACGTCACTCGCAGTCATCGCTGGCTggaacgggagcagcagcagttggctCAGGAGCGAATCAAGCATCGATCGAACACCGATCGACGCCTCCATCACGCCCCTCGGTCATTCAATCATCCTCCATGTCCAGTACTGTCAGTGCTGGTCCACCTCCCGGAGTGTTCGAGCCAACGGTTGACTTAGAGCTGGTCATTCCATCCGCCTCCATTCCCTCGCTGATCGCCAAGGTGGAAATGTTGGACTCACCGCGTCTCACGCGGGATGGCAGTGGTACGTCCGGTGCCCCCACTCCCGCTTCCGCTAGTGCCATTGCAACGAAGCTGGAATCCGATGAGCTGACCGCAACGACGGCTGCGACAACGACGGTTGGTCAACGGAAATCACTCAACCAAGGTAGTCCCGTGGTGGTAACCAATGAACCTGGGAGCATGTTTACCGGTAGCAGTCTTGCCTCGTCCTCAGTCTCGGAGAAGGTGCTCGAGAAGCTGCTCACCAAGACCGGGGcgcaccatttgctgctgaaaaagaagcgcaagaaaccgaaccgaaccgggttcccgacggtgaagaagaagaaaaagaaggctGGTGAATATTGCGGTACGGCACTGGGGCTCGCGATCGAACTGAAACCTGAGGTCGGTCCGGAACTGTTCGATTCGTCGAATCTAACACGCCATGTACCCACGGAAGCGGAGCGGTCACGGCTAAAGGAGAAATCCGAGCGGCAACAATCTGCCAGTTGTGATCGTGTGCCCAAGGATGGTGAACCAACGAATAGCTTCATTGAGCGGCATACCGGTGCAGGTCGGCCAAGGCTTTCCGTGGTCAGTCTTGAGAAACTCCAGGGTAAGCTACCACTTGGCGGTCACCGGGAAGTGGCTACCACCCCTCCGGCCACGGGTGGACGAGGTAGAAAGTCGCACGTCATAAATCCGCTAGCGACAACGACGGACCATCTGCAGCTAGCGCAGCATCGATCGCTGGATAGGATGCGAAAGGATGGCGGTGGTTCACCGATGGGCAGTGGTCCTGGACGGAAGAGTAAAGTGAAGCTGAGCGACTCGAGCGAggctggaaaaggaaaatcatcacgatcatcagcGATCGTAGGTCGCGCTTCACCTTTGAAAGCGGATAGTCCGATTGCTCGCCCGGTAGAACGCTATGGCAAGGAGGGTAGAAGCCGTAGCAAGAGTGTTTGTGCTTCGGCCTTGGTAGCGGCGTCCGCATCGGAGGATCTTCCAAATATTGTAAAATTGGGCGAAAATCTGGCCAAAAATGCGGCCAAGGAGAACAAGGAAAATAATAAGCTCCTGCATAGCTCCACAAGTGGCAAGAGATCGTCTAGTAAGGAAGTGACCTCCGAGACGGTCACGCATGGGGAAGACCCGGTGGCAGTGACGGCAACAACGACGTCGTCGGCTTCGGGTGTCATTCGTCGTACTCGCAGCTCTTCGATCGCACTGGATCCATCGGaactggtcggtcggttgccaGGATTTGAGGATCCACTGATCCCAGATCGGAAGCTGTCTCGTTCCTCGGCCGCCAGTTCGTCCATATTCCCGGCGCATCACAACGAAGATTCTACGTCGTTGGATTCGATGCCACTGCTGAAGCGGGTGCATTCACGATCCATCTCACGGTTGCAGTCAGTCATTACACCGTCATCCGTCGTCATCGAACCTTTGGTCACTGTACCAAAACCACCAGGACGCCCACGGGGACGCCCTCGGACGACATCTCCGATATCTGGCACGGAAATACCGAAACCAGCTCAGCCAACCACGGGAGGAGGCAATGGGCGAGGACGTCCACGTACGGCACTCGCAATCACCAACGGGAAGGGAGGACGTAACTGTCTCTCACCACTTGCATCACCGCCCATGAGCCCTTctgttggtagtggtggtccGCCGGGAAGGAAGAAGTTGCGCCGTGATGGTCATAAGTCCGTTCCGGTGACTGATGGTGAGCCAGCGGAAACGATAGAGAGCGCACGATTGGTATCTCCGACGGCGGCCATACCACGAGCTTCGGGAACAAAGTCGACCATCCCGGTCACTCCAACGAGCAATGTCGGCACTTGTATCGTCGTGACACCACGACTGAAACGCGGCAAAAGCGACGAAACGTTGCGTGAACAGAAGTTGGAGCGAGCGACCAAGAAGGCCAGGAAagatgctgccaccgttgaGTCGTCCACTGGTGAATCGATCGTAGAGCCCAGTGCAACGGTAACCCGCGGTAACGAGAAACGCACAGTCGCTTCACCGCCAATCGTAGAACCCATTGACCCGGAAGAGACGGCTCATGCCGTTCAACCGACGAGCACGGCCGAAGAGGCAGAACACGATCCACTGCCGCTGGAGGAGGGCCCGAGTGATTTCTTGCGACTGCTGGAAACGCCTTCACCTTCGTCGTGTCCCGAATCGCAACGTGACATCGCCCGGGGAGCTGGCGGAGGAgcgggaggaggaagtggagcTAATACCAGTCGTAAGTTGCCCCGAAAGAAGTACATAACGGCCGGTTTGTTCTCCGATTGCTACAAGGATGACGGcacgggtggtggtgatcatcatGGACGGTCGGGTCCTAAAGTGGCTCCGGAAACGTTGCTTCCACCTCCGGCCTACTGTGAGCGGTTCTTACGCCAGACGATACGTGACTTTCAGTTGCCGCACGATCTGTGGTGGCTCCACGAGAACGGAAAGCTCCCGGGGAGGAATGCGGTGCCGAGCTGGAACTATCGGAAGATTCGCACGAACGTGTACTACGACGTGAAGCCAAACCCGTCGTCGGATAATCCACAGTGTAACTGTCGACCGGACAGTGGTTGCCAGGACGATTGCCTCAACCGGATGGTGTACACCGAGTGCGTACCGGAGCACTGTCCGTGCGGAGACCGGTGTCAGAACACGAGCATTCAGCGGCACGAGTATGCACCGGGGTTGGAGCGGTTCATGACGGAAGAGAAAGGGTGGGGCATCCGGTCGCGGGATCCGATCCGTAAGGGAACCTTCATCATGGAGTACCTCGGCGAGGTGGTCACCGAGAAGGAGTTCAAGGAGCGGATGCGCACACTCTACCTGAACGATACGCATCATTACTGTCTCAATCTCGATGGTGGCCTAGTGATCGATGGGCACCGGATGGGCAGCGATTGCCGGTTCGTGAACCATTCGTGCGCACCGAACTGTGAAATGCAAAAGTGGTCCGTCAATGGGCTGTTCCGGATGGCCCTGTTTGCCTCGCGGGACATTTCGCCTTGCGAGGAGCTGAGCTACGATTACAACTTTAGCCTGTTCAATCCTTCCGAGGGACAACCGTGTCGCTGCGGATCAGATGTATGTCGTGGTGTAATCGGGGGAAAATCGCAACGTATCAAACCGATGCCACTGGGGTCTTCGTCAGGATCGGTTTCGGGCACAGGATCCACGGGCgcatctggtggtggtgccgatggacggagagatggtggtgatggtgaaagcTTTCCACACGGCCCTGGCGATGGTCAGAACGGTGGTGGATCTGGTAGCGTCAGTGGCGGAGCGCTCGTCGTCGAACTGAGTCCTCGTAGCGCCGCACGATCGCGCAAACGACaagcgaagaagaaccaaCCGATCACGCATCTCAATGGCACTCCAATTCCAACGTTTCACCCTCCAACGGCCAAAGAACGTAGTCTTATCGTAGAGCATCACTGCTTTTTGCTACGCAATCTCAACAAGATCCGCAAGCAGAAGGAGCGATCGGCGGCTGCCCTGGTCTCATCGGCGGCCACGCTGGCCACGGGAGGTGGACTAACGGCACAAGAAgctggaggagcagcagcacctaacgCCGAAGCCGGTGCGAAACCCTCGCTTGCCTCTCAGATCTCTGCCCTACGCTACCCACGTAACATTCGTACCCGTGGGTTAGCTTTCGTCGAGGATGATCCGGAGCTTGAGAAGACGGCACGGATTGCGGTCGCCTTGAAGGAGATCTGCGTCGAGATCGCAACACTGAAAG ATGAAAAAGGACATCCGTTTATTGCCAAGTTGCAGCTACCATCGAAAAAGAAGACTCCACTCTACTACGAACGCATCCCGAAGCCGATCGATTTGGCACAGATCGAATCGAACATCGAACAGGGTGCCTATCGTAGACCGAGAGCTTTCGAGGAAGATCTTCTGATCATGCTGAGCAATGCGATCAAGTACTACGGTATTAGCTCACCGGAGGGAATTGCTTCGGAAGCCTTGAAATCGCACTACTACACTtgcaagcagcaacaggtacCCAAACTGCAGGCGTATATCGGTGAAGACAACGAGATCCTGCAGGGTTTTGTGCCCAAGAAGGAACCGGAGGAGGGACAGGCAGGTGTTGCGGGTCCAAAATCGAAGCGAGGTCGCAGACAGGAGCAACCGGAAGACATCATACGCTGTATCTGTGGGTTGTTCAAGGATGAAGGGCTGATGATCCAGTGTTCCAAGTGTCTCGTGTGGCAGCATATCGAGTGCACGAAGGCTGATCCGGCGGTGGAGAACTATCTTTGCGAAAAGTGTGAACCCCGGACGGTCAACTATGAGATCCCGTTGAACGAGTACACGGAAGAAGGCTACCAGTACTACATATCGCTGATGAGGGGCAGCCTGCAGATACGGCAGACCGATACGGTGTACGTGCTGCGCGACATACCGATGGAACCGGATCCGGACAACCCGGATGCTCCGGTCCGGAAGCACACGTACGAGACGATCGGTAAGATCGAGTACAGTGAGTGCGATATCTTCCGAGTGGAGAGCCTATGGAAGGATAAGGAGGGACGCCGGTTTGTGTACGGGCATCACTATTTGCGGCCACACGAAACGTATCACGAACCGACGCGTCGATTCTACCCGAACGAGGTGATGCGCGTCCCACTGTACGAAGTCATTCCGATCGAGCTGGTCGTTGATCGGTGCTGGGTGCTCGATCCGATCACTTTCTGCAAGGGACGCCCAGTCGATAGTTCCGAACCGCACGTGTACATCTGTGAGCTGCGAGTTGACAAGAGTGCGCGTCTGTTTTCGAAGATCTCCCGTCACTCCCATCCGGTGTGCATGAAATCGTATGCTTTCCACAAATTTGAACAGAAGCTCAAAATCGCGAAAACATTTGCT CCACACGATCTCGGTTCGCTAGCTCATCTGCTGTCGATCCGggacaagcagaagaagggctCGAAGaaagacgaaggcagcaaCAGTGGACAGGCTGGTGCGGTTGGACtgggaggagcaggaggaatcggtgtcggtggtcaCTGTGGTGGCACTAGCAGTGGAGGATCGAAGAAAATGACTCCCATCGTACAGCTATTGCCTCCTCCACCAAAG ACTGAATTGAACACAGAACGAGCCCTTGCACCTCTGCTTCCGGAGGTTAAGGTGAAGTCTACAAAA ACGCTGGCAGAGAAGCGCAATCGGCTGGAACAGGTGCTATCCCGGTTGATGCATAAGCTAAGCCTCGAACCGAACgccgtgccggtggtggacatTTCCTACTTGCTCACGGGGCGCGGTGCTCGTCTCCGACGGACCAACAACTCGACCCCAGTCCCGGTTATTTGA